A portion of the Cellulophaga algicola DSM 14237 genome contains these proteins:
- a CDS encoding LamG domain-containing protein, producing the protein MIKLKLIALILIFQIASCSKSSTDEKPTSEEDNQGEVITPEEEVEEEVVKDWKTIPVPADAGAGNVWEFQELSDDFDYDAPADAKGAKFDKKWTDFYHNLWAGPGLTEWRRDHSLVVDGNLQMIANRAEGSNKINLGCITSKEQVVYPVYIEANVKIANTTLASDVWLLSSDDTQEIDIVEAYGASYSELADSDQTWYAERIHISHHMFIRDPFQDYQPTDAGSWYRDGTLWREDYHTVGVYWKDPFHLEYYIDGKLARTTSGTEMIDPNNFAEGKGLYKPMDIIINAEDQTWRSDNNVTPSDKELENKENNTFKVDWIRIFKPVPAN; encoded by the coding sequence ATGATAAAACTCAAATTGATAGCGCTAATCCTAATTTTTCAGATTGCGTCTTGTAGTAAAAGTAGTACCGATGAAAAACCAACAAGTGAGGAAGATAATCAAGGAGAAGTAATCACCCCAGAAGAGGAGGTTGAGGAAGAAGTTGTAAAAGATTGGAAAACTATTCCCGTGCCAGCAGATGCAGGTGCAGGCAATGTATGGGAATTTCAAGAGCTTTCAGATGATTTTGATTACGATGCCCCTGCCGATGCTAAAGGTGCTAAATTTGATAAAAAATGGACAGATTTTTATCATAATCTATGGGCTGGACCAGGTTTAACGGAGTGGAGGAGAGATCATTCTTTAGTGGTTGATGGTAATTTGCAAATGATAGCCAATAGAGCTGAGGGTTCTAATAAAATAAATTTAGGCTGTATCACTTCTAAAGAACAGGTAGTATATCCTGTTTATATCGAAGCAAATGTTAAAATAGCCAATACGACGCTAGCTTCAGATGTTTGGTTATTGAGTTCCGATGATACACAAGAAATAGATATTGTAGAAGCTTATGGAGCTAGCTATTCAGAATTAGCCGATAGTGATCAAACGTGGTATGCAGAACGTATTCATATAAGTCATCATATGTTTATTAGAGATCCTTTTCAGGATTACCAACCTACAGATGCTGGTAGTTGGTATCGTGATGGTACCTTATGGAGAGAAGATTATCATACTGTTGGAGTGTATTGGAAAGATCCGTTTCATTTAGAATACTATATAGATGGTAAATTGGCACGAACAACTTCTGGTACGGAAATGATTGATCCTAATAACTTTGCGGAAGGTAAGGGCTTATACAAGCCTATGGATATTATTATCAATGCAGAAGATCAAACTTGGCGTTCTGATAACAATGTTACGCCTTCTGATAAGGAACTAGAGAACAAAGAGAATAACACTTTTAAGGTAGACTGGATCCGTATTTTTAAACCAGTCCCGGCTAATTAA